One window of the Deltaproteobacteria bacterium genome contains the following:
- a CDS encoding dihydrodipicolinate synthase family protein: protein MTLKLSGILSANVTPFKDNYDLDEAGLRKLIRFQAAPAGINAIVCNAGAGEGATLTRQERVRCVEIIREEIRADQHVVAGVEALSTREAIQQTQEAKAAGAAAIMLTPPHVYDWDSRINPEFAVQYFHDVAKAVEIPITIFHYPAAVTSGYTPDTAVRIAREVESVAAVKVASGANIRRYEQVLRGMRALPRHVSVLATSSLFQHFVTGADGALTGFANFAPQFCCDLFKAVQDGNLEDARRLHQINWDLEAAVYKAPNVYKHSRYKVAAYFAGLLDNMVVRAPQIPVPEGEVKLVHDAMQKLAMLKR, encoded by the coding sequence ATGACTCTAAAACTATCCGGGATTCTTTCCGCCAACGTGACGCCGTTCAAAGACAATTACGATCTCGATGAAGCGGGCTTGCGCAAGTTGATTCGCTTCCAAGCCGCGCCCGCGGGTATCAACGCGATCGTGTGCAACGCCGGCGCGGGCGAGGGCGCGACGTTGACCCGGCAAGAGCGGGTGCGCTGCGTTGAAATTATTCGCGAAGAGATTCGCGCCGACCAGCATGTCGTCGCCGGCGTCGAAGCGTTGTCGACGAGGGAAGCGATTCAACAAACCCAGGAGGCCAAGGCGGCCGGTGCGGCGGCGATCATGCTCACGCCGCCTCATGTTTACGACTGGGATTCGCGTATTAATCCGGAATTTGCCGTGCAATATTTTCACGACGTTGCCAAGGCCGTGGAAATTCCAATTACCATTTTTCACTATCCGGCGGCGGTGACTTCCGGCTACACACCGGACACCGCGGTGCGCATCGCCAGGGAAGTCGAATCGGTCGCCGCGGTCAAAGTCGCCAGCGGTGCTAACATCCGCCGCTACGAGCAGGTACTGCGCGGCATGCGCGCGCTGCCGCGCCATGTCTCGGTGCTGGCCACTTCGTCGTTGTTTCAGCACTTCGTCACCGGCGCCGACGGCGCGCTTACCGGTTTCGCCAATTTCGCGCCGCAGTTTTGCTGCGATCTTTTCAAAGCCGTGCAGGACGGCAATCTCGAAGACGCGCGCCGGCTGCATCAGATCAATTGGGATCTCGAAGCGGCGGTCTACAAAGCGCCCAACGTTTATAAACACAGCCGCTATAAAGTCGCCGCCTACTTCGCCGGCTTGCTCGACAACATGGTGGTGCGCGCGCCGCAGATCCCGGTGCCCGAGGGCGAAGTGAAGCTGGTCCATGACGCCATGCAGAAGTTGGCCATGCTCAAGAGATGA
- a CDS encoding ABC transporter substrate-binding protein — protein sequence MKKALRVLLLIFSTLHGFSSVNAAAALKTVNFAANTPTLNGTLPLMIAQDFGFFAAEGLDIKVVLIRGGPTAMAALVGGAVDYTLVAGVAAVRAIAQNAPMTIISGLQPYMDYTLLGARGMNSAADLKGKVVGVTGPGGIAEFAAVEGLAKKGLVRDRDYKILYGVGNSPARAQALETGKIQASPFSFLEKLDLEKKGFPVLFDIGSVMPGFPFVVIVSSKQKTDNDPEGVVAMLRAIKRGLDFLAGNREKVADAVIKRNKFGEPAIVRQVINQFAAVYSLAIAKDDIDALIAATRIEAEAKKLGGADKFFTRQFLNKALGQSR from the coding sequence ATGAAAAAAGCTCTGCGGGTTCTTCTACTAATTTTCAGCACCTTGCATGGGTTCTCCAGCGTCAATGCCGCGGCGGCGTTGAAAACCGTCAACTTCGCCGCCAACACGCCGACGCTAAACGGCACGCTACCGCTCATGATCGCTCAAGACTTTGGCTTTTTCGCCGCCGAAGGACTCGACATCAAGGTGGTACTGATCCGCGGCGGACCGACCGCCATGGCCGCGCTAGTCGGCGGCGCCGTCGACTACACGCTGGTCGCCGGCGTCGCGGCGGTGCGCGCCATCGCGCAGAACGCGCCGATGACCATTATCAGCGGCCTTCAGCCTTACATGGATTACACTCTGCTCGGCGCCAGAGGCATGAACAGCGCCGCCGACTTGAAAGGCAAAGTCGTCGGCGTCACCGGTCCGGGCGGCATCGCCGAGTTCGCCGCCGTCGAGGGCTTAGCCAAAAAAGGTCTGGTGCGCGACCGGGATTACAAAATCCTCTACGGCGTCGGCAACAGTCCGGCGCGCGCCCAAGCGCTGGAAACCGGCAAGATCCAGGCTTCGCCGTTTTCCTTCCTGGAAAAATTGGACCTCGAAAAGAAGGGATTTCCAGTCCTCTTCGACATCGGCAGCGTCATGCCGGGGTTTCCCTTTGTGGTGATCGTCTCGAGCAAGCAGAAAACCGACAACGATCCGGAAGGCGTGGTAGCGATGCTGCGAGCCATCAAGCGCGGCTTGGATTTTCTCGCCGGCAATCGCGAGAAAGTCGCCGACGCCGTGATTAAGCGAAACAAGTTCGGCGAACCTGCCATCGTACGCCAAGTGATCAATCAGTTCGCCGCGGTTTATTCGCTCGCCATCGCGAAAGACGATATCGACGCGCTGATCGCCGCCACGCGCATCGAAGCAGAAGCGAAAAAACTCGGCGGCGCGGACAAATTTTTCACCCGGCAGTTTCTCAACAAAGCGCTGGGGCAGAGCCGATGA
- a CDS encoding iron-containing redox enzyme family protein, with translation MATSKEFVAQLKKDIQAFPKIRIEHPFLKAVCNGTATMDQIRAWAIQDYQFRAVVPRICMLRYLACTDPEIAQKLWGVVEEETRGMDTGTAGHNELAIRFANSIGLTQKQLESAELRPSTAAHLYYVELIIHTLPWFVVMSIQIGAEGTFGPAAAAIGNGLLKNYKMNPDDVRFFTVHAEADEDHSSLAEEIAVKYLHSPALQEQTYKATFRRMELLYDIWSIDGYDK, from the coding sequence ATGGCCACATCCAAAGAATTCGTCGCTCAGCTCAAGAAAGACATCCAAGCCTTTCCAAAAATCCGCATCGAACATCCGTTCTTGAAAGCCGTCTGCAACGGCACCGCGACGATGGATCAGATTCGCGCCTGGGCGATTCAGGACTATCAGTTTCGCGCCGTTGTGCCGCGCATCTGTATGCTACGCTACTTGGCATGCACCGATCCGGAGATCGCGCAAAAACTTTGGGGCGTGGTCGAAGAAGAAACCCGCGGCATGGACACCGGCACCGCCGGCCATAACGAGCTGGCGATTCGCTTCGCCAATTCCATCGGCCTCACCCAGAAACAGTTGGAGAGCGCCGAGCTGCGTCCGTCCACCGCGGCGCATCTATATTATGTCGAATTGATCATCCACACCTTGCCTTGGTTCGTCGTCATGTCGATTCAGATCGGCGCCGAGGGAACCTTCGGGCCGGCGGCGGCAGCGATCGGCAACGGTTTGCTGAAAAACTACAAGATGAATCCCGACGACGTGCGTTTCTTCACCGTCCATGCGGAAGCCGACGAAGATCACAGCAGCCTGGCCGAAGAGATCGCGGTGAAATATCTCCACTCGCCGGCGCTGCAAGAGCAAACTTACAAAGCGACTTTTCGCCGCATGGAACTACTCTACGACATCTGGTCCATCGACGGCTACGACAAATAG